A DNA window from Streptomyces asoensis contains the following coding sequences:
- a CDS encoding aminoglycoside phosphotransferase family protein, whose protein sequence is MTQAPTPTADTVRRLVRALLEEGGTAGGPGPEVRPVAPGGTPATWWVGARHVLRLATDRETTLRRARELRLRDLVRPHVPVAVPTSVAHGEWSPGLVYTLDTKLPGGTAEEHDVSAVGEADLAGLLRGLREVPPRQAETLGVPRVAPRSLEALRRMAVAVAERLARADEFDPTRLHQLTPPGAAQLAAQPGSAVLVHHALRGEHLVVSADGRVRGVLDWTGAVLGDPAEDIAGLALAVGSGAAVRAATLAGYGARPCLRGLWLARCDTVLRLAEGLDARTAGPRDAEALALPRTRLGRAWEAILLERVTEFREEGEDGPDEKV, encoded by the coding sequence ATGACCCAGGCACCGACACCCACCGCGGACACCGTCCGCCGGCTGGTCCGCGCCCTCCTCGAGGAGGGCGGCACGGCGGGCGGCCCGGGGCCGGAGGTCCGGCCCGTCGCCCCGGGCGGCACGCCCGCGACCTGGTGGGTCGGCGCCCGCCACGTGCTGCGCCTCGCCACCGACCGCGAGACGACCCTGCGGCGGGCCCGCGAACTGCGGCTGCGCGACCTCGTCCGCCCGCACGTCCCGGTCGCCGTGCCCACCAGCGTCGCGCACGGTGAGTGGTCGCCCGGACTGGTGTACACCCTCGACACCAAGCTGCCCGGCGGCACCGCCGAGGAACACGACGTGTCCGCCGTCGGCGAGGCCGACCTCGCCGGACTGCTGCGCGGACTGCGCGAGGTGCCGCCCCGGCAGGCCGAGACGCTCGGCGTGCCCCGCGTCGCCCCCCGCTCCCTGGAGGCGCTGCGCCGGATGGCCGTCGCCGTCGCCGAACGACTCGCCCGCGCCGACGAGTTCGACCCCACCCGCCTCCACCAGCTGACCCCGCCCGGCGCGGCCCAGCTCGCCGCCCAGCCCGGCAGCGCCGTCCTGGTCCACCACGCGCTGCGCGGCGAGCATCTCGTGGTGAGCGCCGACGGCCGGGTGCGCGGCGTCCTCGACTGGACCGGCGCGGTCCTCGGGGACCCGGCCGAGGACATCGCCGGGCTCGCCCTCGCCGTCGGATCCGGCGCCGCCGTCCGCGCCGCCACCCTCGCCGGTTACGGAGCCCGCCCCTGTCTGCGCGGTCTGTGGCTGGCCCGCTGCGACACCGTCCTGCGGCTCGCGGAAGGTCTCGACGCGCGGACGGCCGGACCCCGGGACGCCGAAGCGCTCGCCCTGCCCCGGACCCGGCTGGGACGGGCCTGGGAGGCGATCCTGCTCGAACGGGTCACCGAGTTCCGCGAGGAGGGCGAGGACGGACCGGACGAGAAGGTGTGA
- a CDS encoding aminopeptidase P family protein produces MTGTAPAPFTADDYRARMQRAAREAADAGLAGLLVAPGPDLVWLTGYAPTAVTERLTMLVLAPGRDPVLVVPTLEAPDAAKAAGASALTLRDWTDGKDPYAATAALLDTDGRFGISDGAWAMHLLALQRALPATSYASLTDALPMLRAVKDAAELELMAAAGAAADAAFEEIRRVPFGGRREKEVGADLADLLRRFGHSQVDFTIVASGPNGANPHHEVGDRVIRDGDMVVLDFGGLKDGYGSDTSRTVHVGEPTEEERRVHDLVREAQEAGFRAVRPGVECQEVDRAARAVITDAGYGEYFIHRTGHGIGVTTHEPPYMIEGEERPLEPGMCFSVEPGVYLPDRFGVRIEDIVTVTEDGGRRLNDTTRELVIVG; encoded by the coding sequence ATGACCGGCACCGCCCCCGCGCCCTTCACCGCCGACGACTACCGGGCCCGTATGCAGCGGGCCGCGCGGGAGGCCGCCGACGCCGGACTCGCCGGACTGCTCGTGGCGCCGGGACCCGACCTCGTATGGCTCACCGGCTACGCGCCCACCGCCGTCACCGAGCGGCTCACGATGCTCGTCCTCGCCCCCGGCCGGGACCCCGTCCTGGTGGTGCCGACGCTGGAGGCCCCCGACGCCGCGAAGGCGGCCGGCGCCTCCGCGCTCACCCTGCGGGACTGGACCGACGGCAAGGACCCCTACGCCGCCACCGCCGCCCTCCTCGACACGGACGGCCGGTTCGGGATCAGCGACGGCGCCTGGGCGATGCACCTCCTCGCCCTCCAGCGGGCCCTGCCCGCCACCTCGTACGCCTCCCTCACGGACGCCCTGCCGATGCTGCGGGCCGTCAAGGACGCGGCGGAGCTGGAGCTGATGGCGGCGGCCGGAGCGGCCGCCGACGCCGCCTTCGAGGAGATCCGCCGGGTCCCCTTCGGCGGACGCCGGGAGAAGGAGGTCGGCGCCGACCTCGCCGACCTGCTGCGCCGCTTCGGGCACTCCCAGGTCGACTTCACCATCGTCGCCTCCGGGCCCAACGGCGCGAACCCGCACCACGAGGTCGGCGACCGGGTCATCAGGGACGGTGACATGGTCGTCCTGGACTTCGGCGGCCTCAAGGACGGCTACGGCTCGGACACCTCCCGGACCGTGCACGTCGGGGAACCCACCGAGGAGGAGCGCCGGGTCCACGACCTCGTGCGCGAGGCCCAGGAGGCCGGTTTCAGGGCGGTCCGGCCCGGCGTCGAGTGCCAGGAGGTCGACCGGGCGGCCCGCGCGGTGATCACCGACGCCGGGTACGGCGAGTACTTCATCCACCGCACCGGCCACGGCATCGGCGTCACCACCCACGAGCCGCCGTACATGATCGAGGGCGAGGAGCGGCCCCTGGAGCCCGGCATGTGCTTCTCCGTGGAGCCCGGCGTGTACCTGCCCGACCGGTTCGGCGTGCGCATCGAGGACATCGTCACCGTCACCGAGGACGGCGGCCGCCGGCTCAACGACACCACCCGCGAGCTGGTCATCGTGGGCTGA
- a CDS encoding PDZ domain-containing protein produces the protein MEQTALRPKPLPGSEPGGGRPDTGARGRPPRTARRRGKRLATLLLGVSAGTVLVLSGVGLATVGTTVLGLSAPAGFQRQAVPGASGTGPAPGRPVPAAPSGASRPPGWSEASAATPRPPGAPLGLEAVDAEGPGARIVAVHVPGPGYRAGLVRGDVLLTFGGHRIRSATDLARAVDEARPGRAIELTVRHRDGREAALTALPGVVT, from the coding sequence ATGGAACAGACAGCGTTGCGACCCAAGCCCCTGCCCGGCTCCGAGCCCGGCGGGGGCCGACCGGACACCGGTGCACGGGGGCGTCCCCCGCGCACGGCGCGACGGCGCGGCAAGCGGCTGGCGACCCTGCTGCTCGGCGTGTCCGCGGGCACCGTCCTGGTGCTGTCCGGGGTCGGACTGGCCACCGTGGGGACGACCGTGCTCGGCCTGAGCGCACCGGCCGGGTTCCAGCGGCAGGCGGTCCCGGGCGCCTCGGGCACCGGGCCCGCCCCGGGCCGCCCGGTCCCGGCCGCGCCGTCCGGCGCGTCCCGCCCGCCGGGGTGGTCCGAGGCCTCCGCCGCGACGCCGCGCCCGCCCGGCGCGCCCCTCGGCCTGGAGGCGGTGGACGCCGAAGGGCCGGGCGCCAGGATCGTCGCGGTGCACGTACCCGGCCCCGGCTACCGGGCGGGTCTGGTCCGAGGCGACGTGCTGCTCACGTTCGGCGGCCACCGGATCCGCTCGGCGACCGACCTCGCACGAGCGGTCGACGAGGCCCGACCGGGACGAGCGATCGAACTGACGGTACGTCACCGAGACGGCCGGGAAGCCGCATTGACGGCGCTCCCAGGCGTCGTCACCTGA
- the cyc2 gene encoding germacradienol/geosmin synthase Cyc2: MTQPFELPHFYMPHPARLNPHLEQARTHSTRWARDMGMLEGSGIWEQADLEAHDYGLLCAYTHPDCDGPALSLITDWYVWVFFFDDHFLDMFKRTPDRAAGKAHLDRLPLFMPLDLSTPVPEPRNPVEAGLKDLWERTVPHMSQDWRRRFAVATEHLLNESLWELSNIDEGRIANPVEYIEMRRKVGGAPWSAGLVEYATAEVPAAVAGSRPLRVLMETFSDAVHLRNDLFSYQREVEDEGENSNGVLVLETFFGCTTQEAADTVNDILTSRLHQFEHTAFTEVPAVALEKGLTPGEVLAVAAYAKGLQDWQSGGHEWHLRSSRYMNQGAVSGTPWSKPTGPGTSAADLGALLAPAVVAGALPGQRGRLRAYAHVPFRKVGPSLLPDFHMPYEVRLSPHLEACRPRLTAWSHRMGILREGVWDEDKLAAFDLPLCSAGLDPDATPEALDLSAQWLAWGTYGDDYYPLVYGNRRDLAAARLTTARLSACMPLDGEEASVVPVNGMERGLADLWARTTADMTADERRTLRAAIDAMTESWVWELSNQLQNRVPDPVDYLEMRRATFGSELTLSLCRMGRGPAVPPEVGTSGPVAALENAAMDYACLTNDVFSYQKEIEYEGEMHNAILVVQNFFGCDYPAALGVVHDLMTQRMQQFEHIVAHELPVLYDDFDLCAEARAAMGRYVEDLQNWLSGILNWHREVDRYKPAYLARRTHGFLPDLAPAAPLPHLSAAGLR, translated from the coding sequence ATGACGCAACCGTTCGAACTCCCGCACTTCTACATGCCGCATCCCGCGCGCCTGAACCCGCACCTCGAACAGGCGCGGACCCACTCGACGCGGTGGGCACGCGACATGGGCATGCTGGAGGGGTCCGGGATCTGGGAACAGGCCGACCTGGAGGCGCACGACTACGGCCTGCTCTGCGCCTACACCCACCCCGACTGCGACGGCCCCGCGCTGTCGCTGATCACCGACTGGTACGTGTGGGTGTTCTTCTTCGACGACCACTTCCTCGACATGTTCAAGCGCACCCCGGACCGCGCGGCGGGCAAGGCCCACCTCGACCGGCTGCCGCTGTTCATGCCGCTCGACCTGTCGACTCCCGTGCCCGAGCCGCGCAATCCGGTCGAGGCCGGCCTGAAGGACCTGTGGGAGCGCACCGTCCCGCACATGTCGCAGGACTGGCGGCGCCGTTTCGCCGTCGCGACGGAGCACCTGCTCAACGAGTCGTTGTGGGAACTGTCCAACATCGACGAAGGGCGGATCGCCAACCCCGTCGAGTACATCGAGATGCGGCGCAAGGTGGGCGGCGCGCCCTGGTCCGCCGGGCTCGTGGAGTACGCGACCGCCGAGGTCCCGGCCGCCGTCGCGGGCTCGCGGCCGCTGCGGGTGCTGATGGAGACCTTCTCCGACGCCGTGCACCTGCGCAACGACCTGTTCTCCTACCAGCGCGAGGTCGAGGACGAGGGCGAGAACAGCAACGGCGTGCTCGTCCTGGAGACGTTCTTCGGCTGCACCACCCAGGAGGCCGCCGACACCGTCAACGACATCCTCACCTCCCGCCTGCACCAGTTCGAGCACACCGCCTTCACCGAAGTCCCCGCGGTGGCCTTGGAGAAGGGCCTCACCCCCGGCGAGGTCCTCGCGGTCGCCGCCTACGCCAAGGGCCTCCAGGACTGGCAGTCCGGCGGCCACGAATGGCACCTGCGCTCCAGCCGCTACATGAACCAGGGCGCCGTGTCCGGGACACCCTGGAGCAAGCCGACCGGGCCCGGCACCTCCGCCGCCGACCTCGGCGCGCTGCTCGCCCCGGCCGTCGTCGCGGGGGCGCTTCCCGGGCAGCGGGGGAGGCTGCGGGCGTACGCGCACGTGCCGTTCCGGAAGGTCGGCCCGTCGCTGCTGCCCGACTTCCACATGCCCTACGAGGTCAGGCTGAGCCCGCACCTGGAGGCGTGCCGCCCGCGTCTGACGGCCTGGTCGCACCGGATGGGCATCCTGCGCGAGGGCGTCTGGGACGAGGACAAGCTCGCCGCCTTCGACCTCCCGCTGTGCTCGGCGGGCCTGGACCCGGACGCCACCCCCGAGGCGCTCGACCTCAGCGCCCAGTGGCTCGCCTGGGGCACCTACGGGGACGACTACTACCCGCTCGTCTACGGCAACCGCCGCGACCTGGCCGCCGCCCGGCTGACCACGGCCCGCCTCTCGGCGTGCATGCCCCTCGACGGCGAGGAGGCGTCCGTCGTCCCCGTCAACGGCATGGAACGCGGCCTGGCAGACCTGTGGGCCCGCACCACCGCCGACATGACCGCCGACGAGCGGCGCACCCTGCGTGCCGCGATCGACGCGATGACCGAGAGCTGGGTGTGGGAGCTGTCCAACCAGCTCCAGAACCGTGTCCCCGACCCCGTCGACTACCTGGAGATGCGCCGCGCCACCTTCGGCTCCGAGCTCACGCTGAGCCTGTGCCGCATGGGCCGCGGCCCGGCCGTCCCGCCGGAGGTCGGCACGAGCGGCCCCGTCGCCGCGCTGGAGAACGCCGCGATGGACTACGCGTGCCTCACCAACGACGTCTTCTCGTACCAGAAGGAGATCGAGTACGAGGGCGAGATGCACAACGCGATCCTCGTCGTGCAGAACTTCTTCGGCTGCGACTACCCGGCCGCGCTCGGTGTCGTCCACGATCTGATGACCCAGCGCATGCAGCAGTTCGAGCACATCGTCGCGCACGAACTTCCGGTGCTCTACGACGACTTCGACCTCTGCGCCGAGGCGCGCGCGGCGATGGGGCGCTATGTCGAGGACCTTCAGAACTGGCTGTCGGGCATCCTGAACTGGCACCGCGAGGTCGACCGTTACAAGCCGGCCTACCTGGCCCGTCGCACCCACGGCTTCCTGCCGGACCTCGCCCCGGCGGCGCCCCTCCCGCACCTGTCGGCTGCCGGACTCCGGTAG
- a CDS encoding damage-control phosphatase ARMT1 family protein, which yields MSDTPAPPVILGDEPGSFPHSVLAERHPAIIRQVREAFPYGPDVHRRLDALRESCAEGVVEALPDTAPDRDRWRDWGLDAYVGRSWFDVPWLWSESYFYRQLLEAVGYFGTGPWRGIDPFRPFKLAELDAPETDAELAALDGLGARPAGERDRALLHGSLWGNRADLGFRLSDAQAQERAAVPALVADDSDTFWSLLPAGDTARTRTLCLVADNSGRELIPDLLLAAHLLAQGRCGRVVLHVKPYPYYVSDATTADVVDALRKLTGAPGAAADHGRRLWTAMAEGTLTIRAHPFSAAPLPCTAMPADLRAEFAQAALTVVKGDLNYRRLVGDSRWPPTTPFADVTAYFPGPVAALRTLKSDVITGLDAGTEAALVAAEGLRWRTGGTHALIQVRE from the coding sequence CCCGCGCCGCCCGTGATCCTCGGCGACGAGCCCGGCTCGTTCCCCCACAGCGTGCTCGCCGAACGGCACCCGGCGATCATCCGGCAGGTACGCGAGGCGTTCCCCTACGGTCCCGACGTCCACCGGAGACTGGACGCCCTGCGGGAGAGCTGCGCCGAGGGCGTCGTCGAAGCCCTCCCCGACACGGCGCCCGACCGGGACCGGTGGCGCGACTGGGGTCTCGACGCCTACGTCGGCCGCTCGTGGTTCGACGTGCCCTGGCTGTGGTCGGAGAGCTACTTCTACCGTCAACTGCTCGAAGCCGTGGGCTACTTCGGCACCGGGCCCTGGCGGGGCATCGACCCGTTCCGCCCCTTCAAGCTCGCCGAGCTCGACGCACCGGAGACCGACGCGGAACTGGCCGCGCTGGACGGCCTCGGGGCCCGCCCGGCCGGGGAACGGGACCGCGCCCTGCTGCACGGATCCCTCTGGGGCAACCGCGCCGACCTCGGCTTCCGGCTGTCCGACGCCCAGGCGCAGGAACGAGCCGCCGTACCGGCACTGGTCGCCGACGACAGCGACACGTTCTGGTCGCTGCTGCCCGCGGGCGACACCGCCCGCACCCGGACGCTGTGTCTGGTGGCCGACAACTCCGGACGCGAGCTGATCCCCGACCTCCTGCTGGCCGCCCATCTCCTCGCCCAGGGGCGGTGCGGCCGCGTCGTCCTCCATGTGAAGCCGTACCCCTACTACGTCTCGGACGCCACGACGGCCGACGTCGTCGACGCGCTGCGCAAGCTGACCGGAGCGCCGGGAGCCGCCGCGGACCACGGGCGGCGGCTGTGGACGGCCATGGCCGAGGGCACCCTGACGATCCGCGCCCACCCGTTCTCCGCCGCGCCGCTGCCCTGTACGGCGATGCCCGCCGACCTGCGGGCCGAGTTCGCGCAGGCCGCCCTGACCGTCGTGAAGGGCGACCTCAACTACCGCCGTCTGGTGGGCGACAGCAGATGGCCGCCCACCACGCCCTTCGCCGACGTCACCGCGTACTTCCCCGGCCCGGTCGCGGCCCTGCGCACCCTGAAGTCCGACGTGATCACCGGCCTGGACGCCGGCACGGAAGCCGCGCTGGTGGCCGCCGAGGGCCTGCGCTGGCGGACGGGAGGCACACACGCCCTGATCCAGGTACGGGAGTGA